In one Methanobrevibacter arboriphilus genomic region, the following are encoded:
- a CDS encoding alkyl/aryl-sulfatase: MKFNKDIKGPTEITKNFNENLRKSLPFDNNIDFKEVEKGLIDTTEDLIIKGKLLDEIWNLKDYNFLKDDWKSTVNPSLWRQAQLNLCNGLFEVCESVFQVRGYDISNITIIERETGIIIIDPLVSEESAKSAMELYYKNRGEKTVKAVIYTHSHIDHYGGVKGVVNQEEVDSGKVEIIAPEGFMEEAVSENIFAGNAMFRRANYMYGNTLSPSPQGHVDVGLGKQASKGISSLIKPTKFIKETGEKLNIDGVDIEFIMANGTEAPSEFMMYYPQFKIFNASEVISHHIHNLYTLRGAKVRDARKWWKAIDSIISIYGDSIEILIAQHHWPKWGNKKIIELLEKERDAYKFLHDQSLRLANQGYNPVEISEEVKLPKSLEKEWYLRDYYGSFNHNSKAIYQFYIGWYDGNPANLYPLPPEEVGKKYVEFMGGADNVLKKAKESFDKGEYRWVAEVCKHIVFADPNNEQARYLEADALEQLAYQTETATWRNNFLLGAFELRNGVKALSIERSDSFLSMPTELIMDYIGLLVKKENAENINIKTNLKLTDRDEIWFMSLENSTFIYRENSIDKNINFELNITISELLELFLDKSDFNEILEDKTKFKGDEDLLKQFIDVFVPFENNFNIVTP; encoded by the coding sequence ATGAAGTTTAATAAAGATATTAAGGGGCCTACTGAGATAACAAAAAATTTCAATGAAAATTTAAGAAAATCATTGCCTTTTGATAATAACATAGATTTTAAAGAAGTTGAAAAAGGCCTTATTGATACAACTGAAGATCTTATAATAAAAGGGAAACTATTAGATGAAATATGGAATTTGAAGGATTATAACTTCTTAAAAGATGATTGGAAATCAACGGTTAATCCAAGTTTATGGAGACAAGCTCAATTAAATTTATGCAATGGTTTATTTGAAGTTTGTGAAAGTGTTTTTCAGGTAAGAGGTTATGATATTTCAAACATCACTATTATTGAAAGGGAAACTGGAATAATTATTATTGATCCATTGGTTTCTGAAGAAAGTGCTAAATCAGCAATGGAATTATATTATAAAAATAGAGGGGAAAAAACTGTAAAAGCTGTTATATATACTCATAGTCATATTGATCATTATGGTGGAGTAAAAGGTGTTGTTAACCAAGAGGAAGTTGATAGTGGGAAAGTAGAAATAATAGCTCCTGAAGGTTTTATGGAAGAAGCTGTTAGTGAAAACATATTTGCAGGAAATGCAATGTTTAGAAGAGCAAATTATATGTATGGTAATACTTTATCTCCATCACCACAAGGCCATGTTGATGTTGGTCTTGGAAAGCAAGCTTCTAAAGGCATATCTTCTTTAATTAAACCAACAAAGTTTATTAAAGAAACTGGAGAAAAGCTAAACATTGATGGTGTGGATATAGAATTTATAATGGCTAATGGTACTGAAGCTCCCTCTGAATTTATGATGTATTACCCTCAATTCAAGATATTTAATGCATCAGAAGTTATTTCACATCATATTCATAACCTTTACACTTTGAGAGGTGCTAAAGTTCGTGATGCAAGAAAATGGTGGAAAGCTATTGATAGTATAATTAGCATTTATGGGGATAGTATTGAAATTTTAATTGCTCAACATCACTGGCCAAAATGGGGAAATAAAAAGATTATTGAACTGTTAGAAAAAGAAAGAGATGCATATAAATTTTTGCACGATCAATCATTGAGATTAGCTAATCAAGGATACAATCCAGTAGAAATTTCAGAAGAAGTTAAACTTCCTAAAAGCTTAGAAAAAGAGTGGTATCTAAGAGATTATTATGGTAGTTTTAATCATAATTCTAAGGCAATATATCAATTTTATATTGGTTGGTATGATGGAAATCCTGCAAATTTATATCCTTTGCCTCCAGAAGAAGTAGGAAAAAAATATGTTGAGTTTATGGGAGGAGCAGATAATGTTCTTAAAAAAGCTAAAGAATCATTTGATAAAGGGGAATATAGATGGGTAGCTGAAGTATGTAAACATATCGTATTTGCTGATCCTAATAATGAACAAGCAAGATATTTAGAAGCTGATGCTTTGGAACAATTAGCTTATCAAACTGAAACAGCAACTTGGAGAAATAATTTCCTTTTAGGTGCATTTGAATTAAGAAATGGTGTAAAAGCACTTTCTATTGAAAGATCTGACTCATTTTTATCAATGCCTACTGAGCTTATTATGGATTACATAGGATTATTAGTAAAAAAAGAAAATGCTGAAAATATCAACATAAAAACAAATTTAAAATTAACTGATAGAGATGAAATTTGGTTCATGTCTTTGGAAAATTCAACATTCATTTATCGAGAAAATTCTATTGATAAAAATATTAATTTTGAGTTAAATATAACTATTTCAGAATTATTAGAACTTTTCCTTGATAAATCAGATTTTAATGAGATTCTTGAAGATAAAACTAAATTTAAAGGTGATGAAGATCTTTTAAAACAATTTATTGATGTTTTTGTTCCATTTGAAAATAATTTTAATATTGTTACTCCCTAA
- the lonB gene encoding ATP-dependent protease LonB, with product MLDYKDIGSTKDIDVPPLLIDQVIGHEESVETIKKAAKQRRNVLLIGDPGVGKSMIAKGMAELLPPEVLQDVLVYPNAEDSNNPLIRTVPSGDGKRIVMANKSTTKGYEEKKLIVTMILIAGVLALGFIYRTQLLFAILAALFIFFISMQIKPKNITMAPKLLVNNSEKRFAPFEDATGAHAGALLGDVRHDPYQSGGLGTPAHERVEPGMIHKANRGVLYIDEIGTMTMKTQQELLSAMQEKKYSITGQSENSSGAMVRSQAVPCDFVLVASGNIQVLEGMHIAMRSRIRGYGYEVFMKDNMPDTKENRKKLIQFVAQEVKNDGRIPHFSPEALDEIIREAKRRAGKKESLTLRLRDLGGLVRAAGDVAKEEGANLVHAEHVLTAKKYSRTLEQQIADRTIVQRKEYAVFNPEGGKIGIVNGLSVIGDRSGLMLPIAAEAAPAQSKREGKIIATGKLGEIAKESVQNVSALIKKHTGTDISLYDIHIQFLQTYDGVEGDSASVSIAAAVISAIEEIPIDQTVALTGSLSVRGDVLPIGGATSKIEAAAEAGIKKVLIPRSNMTDVMIEKKYEDAIEIIPVDTLSDVLENILIGCSEKNSLIKKMKKISSAVADKVPKRPLNACDMPSKS from the coding sequence ATGTTAGATTACAAGGACATTGGGAGTACTAAGGATATTGATGTCCCTCCTCTTTTAATAGATCAAGTTATTGGACATGAAGAGTCTGTTGAAACCATTAAAAAAGCAGCTAAACAAAGAAGAAATGTTCTTCTTATTGGTGACCCTGGTGTTGGAAAATCTATGATAGCTAAGGGTATGGCAGAACTTTTACCTCCAGAAGTACTTCAAGATGTTTTAGTTTATCCAAATGCTGAAGATTCTAATAATCCTTTGATTCGTACAGTTCCTTCTGGTGATGGTAAAAGAATTGTAATGGCTAATAAAAGTACTACAAAAGGTTATGAAGAGAAAAAACTTATTGTCACAATGATCTTAATTGCTGGTGTTCTAGCTCTTGGTTTTATATATAGGACTCAGCTGTTATTTGCAATTTTAGCTGCCCTTTTCATATTCTTTATATCTATGCAAATAAAACCTAAAAATATCACAATGGCTCCAAAGTTATTAGTTAATAATTCTGAAAAAAGATTTGCACCATTTGAAGATGCTACTGGTGCCCATGCAGGTGCACTCTTAGGTGATGTTCGTCACGACCCTTATCAATCTGGTGGTCTTGGTACTCCTGCACATGAGCGTGTTGAACCAGGTATGATTCATAAAGCTAATCGTGGAGTTTTATACATTGATGAGATTGGTACAATGACCATGAAAACTCAACAAGAACTCCTTTCAGCTATGCAAGAGAAAAAATACTCTATAACTGGTCAAAGTGAAAATAGTAGTGGGGCTATGGTTCGTTCTCAAGCAGTTCCATGTGACTTTGTTCTTGTTGCATCAGGTAACATTCAAGTTTTAGAAGGTATGCACATTGCTATGCGTTCTAGAATTAGAGGTTATGGTTATGAAGTCTTTATGAAGGATAACATGCCTGATACAAAAGAAAATAGGAAGAAACTTATTCAATTTGTAGCTCAAGAAGTTAAAAATGATGGTAGAATTCCTCATTTTTCACCAGAAGCATTGGATGAGATTATAAGAGAAGCTAAGAGAAGAGCTGGTAAGAAAGAATCTCTTACTTTACGTCTTAGAGATCTGGGAGGACTTGTTCGTGCAGCAGGTGATGTAGCTAAAGAAGAAGGAGCTAATCTTGTTCATGCGGAACATGTTTTAACAGCTAAAAAGTATTCTAGAACATTAGAACAACAAATTGCTGATAGGACTATTGTTCAAAGAAAAGAGTATGCAGTATTCAATCCTGAAGGTGGAAAAATTGGTATCGTTAATGGTTTATCTGTAATTGGAGATAGAAGTGGTTTAATGTTGCCAATAGCCGCAGAGGCTGCTCCTGCTCAAAGTAAAAGGGAAGGAAAAATCATTGCTACTGGTAAATTAGGTGAAATAGCTAAAGAATCTGTTCAAAACGTCAGTGCACTTATTAAAAAGCATACTGGCACTGATATCTCCTTGTATGATATTCACATTCAGTTTTTACAAACTTATGATGGAGTTGAAGGTGATAGTGCAAGTGTTTCAATTGCAGCAGCTGTTATTTCAGCTATTGAAGAGATTCCAATTGACCAAACTGTTGCTTTAACTGGATCACTTAGTGTTCGTGGAGATGTATTGCCAATTGGTGGAGCTACTAGTAAAATAGAAGCTGCAGCTGAAGCAGGAATTAAAAAAGTTCTTATTCCAAGATCTAACATGACTGATGTTATGATTGAGAAGAAATATGAGGATGCAATTGAGATTATTCCTGTTGATACTTTAAGTGATGTTTTAGAAAATATTCTTATTGGTTGTAGTGAAAAAAATAGTTTGATAAAAAAGATGAAAAAGATTAGTAGTGCGGTAGCTGATAAAGTTCCTAAAAGACCTTTAAATGCATGTGATATGCCTAGTAAATCCTAA
- the cobQ gene encoding cobyric acid synthase CobQ, with the protein MAKCIMVQGTSSNAGKSVMVAALCRIYSRRGYKVAPFKSQNMSLNSYTTKENGEIAIAQVLQAEAADVEPSIHMNPILLKPKGNFKSQVIIQGKAVDDMNFYDYQHKFREKALTAINESLEKLKKEYDIIFIEGAGSPAEINMRKEDLANMEIAHIANADVLLVADIDKGGVFASIAGTFSLLDNYDRSRLKAVIINKFSGNLDILMPGIEKIEKIIDAPVLGVLPYDHDLHLPEEDSASLFEHKFNSNKDIVIGVIRLPKIANFTDIDPFEFEDDVGLKLIDINDNIINSNDEIIDIDAILIPGTRNTTEDMIAMEKSGMANQIREISKKHPNVPIVGICGGYQILGKKIYDENRRESDEGSVDGLGLLNIETFFKNNLSEEKIVEQSEGVILNEGTIKDKYGDFKNIFSSIKGEIIKGYEIHEGITTLDPSHYNSNNNTTNTANNNNNNNNKANNNYNTNDNNSTNKNIKDTNNFRTESPLLKIKKGIGNIKQKDQKMLFDGAINGNVFGSYFHGIFHNYNFRREFLNYIRKNKGLETKYEEDPYETKKDYSIDRLAKIVEKNLDMDFIDNLLNNQK; encoded by the coding sequence ATGGCTAAATGTATTATGGTTCAAGGAACTTCATCAAATGCAGGAAAAAGTGTTATGGTAGCTGCTCTTTGCAGAATATACTCCAGAAGAGGTTATAAAGTAGCACCATTTAAATCACAGAACATGTCACTTAATTCTTATACTACAAAAGAAAATGGAGAGATAGCTATTGCCCAAGTTTTACAAGCAGAAGCTGCGGATGTTGAACCAAGCATACATATGAATCCTATCCTTCTTAAACCAAAAGGAAATTTCAAATCCCAAGTAATTATCCAGGGAAAAGCCGTAGATGATATGAATTTTTATGATTATCAGCACAAATTCCGAGAAAAAGCTTTAACAGCGATAAATGAGTCACTTGAAAAACTTAAAAAAGAATATGATATCATATTTATTGAAGGAGCAGGATCACCAGCAGAAATAAATATGAGAAAAGAAGATTTAGCTAACATGGAAATAGCCCATATAGCTAATGCTGATGTATTACTTGTTGCAGATATTGATAAAGGAGGAGTTTTTGCATCAATAGCTGGAACTTTCTCACTCTTAGATAATTATGATAGATCAAGACTGAAAGCAGTTATAATAAACAAATTTAGTGGAAATCTAGATATACTAATGCCTGGAATTGAAAAAATAGAGAAAATTATTGATGCTCCAGTTTTAGGAGTTTTACCTTATGACCATGATCTTCATTTACCAGAAGAAGATTCTGCATCATTATTTGAGCATAAATTTAATTCAAATAAGGATATTGTTATTGGAGTTATTCGTCTACCTAAAATAGCTAATTTTACAGATATTGATCCTTTTGAATTTGAAGATGATGTTGGTTTAAAGCTTATTGATATAAATGATAATATAATAAATTCTAATGATGAAATCATTGATATTGATGCAATTTTAATACCTGGAACAAGAAACACAACTGAAGATATGATAGCTATGGAAAAAAGTGGAATGGCTAATCAAATAAGAGAGATTAGCAAGAAACATCCTAATGTTCCAATAGTAGGAATATGTGGAGGATATCAAATTCTCGGGAAAAAAATATATGATGAAAATAGAAGAGAATCTGATGAAGGATCAGTTGATGGTCTTGGCCTTTTAAATATAGAAACATTTTTTAAGAATAATCTTTCAGAAGAAAAAATTGTTGAGCAAAGTGAAGGAGTTATATTAAATGAAGGAACAATTAAAGATAAATATGGAGATTTTAAAAACATATTCTCATCTATTAAAGGTGAAATAATTAAAGGTTATGAAATTCATGAAGGAATTACAACATTAGACCCCTCCCATTATAACAGTAATAATAACACTACCAATACAGCTAATAATAATAACAACAATAACAATAAAGCTAATAATAATTATAATACTAATGATAATAATAGCACTAATAAAAATATTAAAGACACTAATAATTTTAGAACTGAATCACCATTATTAAAAATAAAGAAAGGTATAGGAAACATAAAACAAAAAGATCAAAAAATGCTTTTTGATGGAGCAATAAATGGAAATGTATTTGGTAGCTATTTCCATGGAATATTTCATAATTATAACTTTAGAAGAGAATTTTTAAATTATATAAGAAAAAATAAAGGGCTTGAAACAAAGTATGAAGAAGACCCTTATGAAACAAAAAAAGATTATTCTATTGACAGACTAGCTAAAATAGTTGAAAAAAACTTAGATATGGATTTCATCGATAATCTATTAAATAATCAAAAATAA